In Streptomyces sp. NBC_00414, a single window of DNA contains:
- the secE gene encoding preprotein translocase subunit SecE produces MTDAVGSIDMPDAQDEAPESQKKGRKGGKRAKKGPLKRLALFYRQIVAELRKVVWPTRNQLTTYTTVVIVFVVIMIGLVTVIDFGLDKAAKYVFG; encoded by the coding sequence GTGACGGACGCCGTGGGCTCCATCGACATGCCTGATGCCCAGGATGAGGCGCCGGAGTCCCAGAAGAAGGGCCGCAAGGGCGGTAAGCGTGCCAAGAAGGGCCCGCTGAAGCGCCTCGCCCTCTTCTACCGCCAGATCGTCGCGGAGCTCCGCAAGGTTGTCTGGCCGACCCGTAATCAGCTGACGACGTACACCACAGTGGTGATTGTGTTCGTTGTCATCATGATCGGTCTGGTGACTGTGATTGACTTCGGACTCGACAAGGCCGCCAAGTACGTCTTCGGCTAG
- the nusG gene encoding transcription termination/antitermination protein NusG, whose amino-acid sequence MSDPNLNDAVESVESRDDELDIVEGADVEDEVEAADAAAGEPAEEAALHVEDESDDAAPAVSAESDEDEPADDATDEDATDEDATDESAESDEEEAEEAEPVDPVTALREELRALPGEWYVIHTYAGYENRVKTNLEQRAVSLNVEDFIFAAEVPQEEVAQIKNGERKTIKQNKLPGYVLVRMDLTNESWGVVRNTPGVTGFVGNAYDPYPLTLDEIVKMLAPEAEEKAAREAAEAEGKPAPSRKLEVQVLDFEVGDSVTVTDGPFATLQATINEINADSKKVKGLVEIFGRETPVELSFDQIQKN is encoded by the coding sequence GTGTCTGACCCGAACCTGAACGATGCCGTCGAGTCGGTCGAGTCCCGTGACGACGAACTCGACATCGTCGAGGGCGCGGACGTCGAGGACGAGGTCGAGGCTGCCGACGCCGCGGCGGGCGAGCCCGCCGAAGAAGCCGCGCTGCACGTCGAGGACGAGTCCGACGACGCCGCCCCGGCCGTCTCCGCCGAGAGCGACGAGGACGAGCCCGCCGACGACGCGACCGACGAGGACGCGACCGACGAGGACGCGACCGACGAGAGCGCCGAGTCCGACGAGGAGGAGGCGGAGGAGGCCGAGCCGGTCGACCCCGTCACCGCCCTTCGTGAGGAACTTCGCGCGCTCCCCGGCGAGTGGTACGTCATCCACACGTACGCCGGTTACGAGAACCGCGTGAAGACCAACCTCGAACAGCGTGCCGTCTCGCTGAACGTCGAGGACTTCATCTTCGCGGCCGAGGTGCCGCAAGAAGAGGTCGCGCAGATCAAGAACGGCGAGCGCAAGACCATCAAGCAGAACAAGCTCCCCGGCTACGTGCTGGTGCGCATGGATCTGACGAACGAGTCCTGGGGTGTCGTCCGCAACACCCCCGGTGTCACCGGCTTCGTGGGCAACGCCTACGACCCGTACCCGCTGACGCTGGACGAGATCGTCAAGATGCTCGCCCCCGAGGCCGAGGAGAAGGCCGCCCGCGAGGCCGCCGAGGCCGAGGGCAAGCCGGCTCCGTCCCGCAAGCTCGAGGTCCAGGTGCTGGACTTCGAGGTGGGCGACTCGGTCACCGTCACCGACGGCCCGTTCGCGACGCTGCAGGCGACGATCAACGAGATCAACGCCGACTCGAAGAAGGTCAAGGGCCTCGTCGAGATCTTCGGCCGCGAGACTCCGGTCGAGCTCAGCTTCGACCAGATCCAGAAGAACTGA
- the rplK gene encoding 50S ribosomal protein L11: MPPKKKKKVTGLIKLQIQAGAANPAPPVGPALGQHGVNIMEFCKAYNAATESQRGWVIPVEITVYEDRSFTFITKTPPAAKMILKAAGVEKGSGEPHKTKVAKISQAQVREIATTKMADLNANDLDAASKIIAGTARSMGITVEG, translated from the coding sequence ATGCCTCCCAAGAAGAAGAAGAAGGTCACGGGGCTTATCAAGCTCCAGATCCAGGCCGGTGCGGCCAACCCGGCTCCGCCGGTCGGCCCCGCACTGGGCCAGCACGGCGTCAACATCATGGAGTTCTGCAAGGCCTACAACGCGGCGACCGAGTCGCAGCGCGGCTGGGTCATCCCGGTGGAGATCACGGTCTACGAGGACCGCTCCTTCACCTTCATCACCAAGACCCCGCCGGCCGCGAAGATGATCCTCAAGGCCGCTGGTGTCGAGAAGGGCTCCGGCGAGCCCCACAAGACCAAGGTCGCCAAGATCAGCCAGGCCCAGGTCCGCGAGATCGCCACCACCAAGATGGCCGACCTCAACGCCAACGACCTGGACGCCGCGTCGAAGATCATCGCCGGCACCGCCCGTTCCATGGGCATCACGGTCGAAGGCTGA
- the rplA gene encoding 50S ribosomal protein L1 has translation MSKRSKSLRAADAKIDREKQYAPLEAVRLAKETSTSKFDGTVEVAFRLGVDPRKADQMVRGTVNLPHGTGKTARVLVFATGDRAEAATAAGADIVGSDELIDEVAKGRLDFDAVVATPDLMGKVGRLGRVLGPRGLMPNPKTGTVTPDVAKAVTEIKGGKIEFRVDKHSNLHFIIGKVSFDDTQLVENYGAALDEILRLKPSAAKGRYIKKATISTTIGPGITLDSNRTRNLLVEEDPAAV, from the coding sequence GTGAGCAAGCGCAGCAAGTCTCTCCGCGCTGCGGACGCCAAGATCGACCGGGAGAAGCAGTACGCCCCGCTCGAAGCCGTCCGCCTCGCCAAGGAGACCTCCACCTCCAAGTTCGACGGCACCGTCGAGGTCGCCTTCCGCCTGGGTGTCGACCCGCGCAAGGCCGACCAGATGGTCCGCGGCACCGTGAACCTCCCGCATGGCACCGGCAAGACCGCCCGGGTCCTGGTCTTCGCGACCGGTGACCGTGCCGAGGCCGCGACCGCCGCCGGCGCCGACATCGTCGGTTCCGACGAACTCATCGACGAGGTGGCGAAGGGGCGTCTGGACTTCGACGCCGTCGTCGCCACTCCCGACCTCATGGGCAAGGTCGGCCGCCTGGGCCGTGTCCTCGGCCCGCGTGGTCTGATGCCGAACCCGAAGACGGGCACCGTGACCCCGGACGTGGCCAAGGCCGTGACCGAGATCAAGGGCGGTAAGATCGAGTTCCGCGTCGACAAGCACTCGAACCTGCACTTCATCATCGGCAAGGTGTCGTTCGACGACACCCAGCTGGTGGAGAACTACGGCGCCGCGCTCGACGAGATCCTTCGTCTGAAGCCGTCGGCCGCCAAGGGTCGCTACATCAAGAAGGCCACGATCAGCACCACGATCGGCCCCGGCATCACGCTGGACTCGAACCGCACCCGCAACCTCCTCGTCGAGGAGGACCCGGCCGCCGTCTGA
- a CDS encoding DUF1396 domain-containing protein — translation MKLSVSRSARHRATGAVVAAVVLGGGAVGCSKGDEESPEMTPAAAVAKAAKNTEDITSISYRMTGRTPEEGRIKAEAQMRMKPDVAMSMKMTALDQGKDGNAEIRLVDKAMYIGGGAAAAKEMDGKSWIKFDMSTLGDDALGGGAPGAGTADKNPAQESTFLTGSKNVKKVGEEKVDGVETTHYKGTVTLDQFRKSLKDESKTTREQREKSLEQYEKMGLDTLTMDMWVDGEDHTKQFRMQGDADKGKLDMTITFLDYNKPVTVEAPAAKDVMDLAEMMGDLES, via the coding sequence ATGAAGCTTTCTGTGAGCAGGTCCGCACGTCACAGGGCGACCGGCGCGGTCGTCGCCGCGGTCGTCCTCGGCGGGGGTGCCGTCGGCTGTTCCAAGGGGGACGAGGAGTCCCCCGAGATGACGCCCGCCGCGGCCGTGGCCAAGGCGGCGAAGAACACGGAGGACATCACCTCCATCAGCTACCGGATGACCGGCAGGACTCCGGAGGAGGGCCGCATCAAGGCCGAGGCCCAGATGCGCATGAAGCCCGACGTCGCCATGAGCATGAAGATGACCGCCCTCGACCAGGGCAAGGACGGCAACGCCGAGATCCGCCTGGTCGACAAGGCGATGTACATCGGCGGGGGCGCCGCGGCGGCCAAGGAGATGGACGGCAAGAGCTGGATCAAGTTCGACATGTCCACGCTGGGTGACGACGCGCTGGGCGGCGGTGCCCCGGGCGCCGGCACGGCCGACAAGAACCCGGCGCAGGAGTCCACCTTCCTGACCGGCTCCAAGAACGTGAAGAAGGTCGGCGAGGAGAAGGTCGACGGCGTCGAGACCACCCACTACAAGGGCACGGTCACCCTCGACCAGTTCCGCAAGTCCCTCAAGGACGAGAGCAAGACCACCCGTGAACAGCGGGAGAAGAGCCTTGAGCAGTACGAGAAGATGGGCCTGGACACCCTCACGATGGACATGTGGGTCGACGGCGAGGACCACACCAAGCAGTTCCGCATGCAGGGCGACGCCGACAAGGGCAAGCTCGACATGACCATCACCTTCCTCGACTACAACAAGCCCGTGACGGTCGAGGCCCCGGCGGCCAAGGACGTCATGGACCTGGCCGAGATGATGGGCGACCTGGAGAGCTGA
- the rplJ gene encoding 50S ribosomal protein L10, which produces MARPDKAAAVAELADQFRSSNAAVLTEYRGLTVAQLKTLRRSLGEDAQYAVVKNTLTKIAANEAGISTLDDLFNGPTAVAFISGDPVTSAKGLRDFAKDNPNLVIKGGVLDGKALSADEIKKLADLESREVLLAKLAGAMKSKQSQAASLFQALPSKFVRTAEALRVKLEEQGGAE; this is translated from the coding sequence ATGGCAAGGCCCGACAAGGCTGCCGCGGTAGCCGAGCTCGCGGACCAGTTCCGTAGCTCGAACGCCGCTGTGCTGACCGAGTACCGGGGTCTCACCGTGGCGCAGCTCAAGACGCTGCGCCGTTCGCTCGGTGAAGACGCCCAGTACGCCGTGGTGAAGAACACGCTGACCAAGATCGCGGCCAACGAGGCCGGGATCTCCACGCTCGACGACCTGTTCAACGGTCCGACAGCGGTTGCCTTCATCTCCGGTGACCCGGTGACGTCGGCGAAGGGTCTTCGTGACTTCGCCAAGGACAACCCGAACCTCGTCATCAAGGGCGGTGTCCTTGACGGTAAGGCGCTGTCCGCCGACGAGATCAAGAAGCTTGCGGACCTTGAGTCCCGCGAGGTTCTGCTCGCCAAGCTGGCGGGCGCCATGAAGAGCAAGCAGTCCCAGGCTGCGTCGCTCTTCCAGGCGCTTCCCTCGAAGTTCGTCCGCACCGCGGAAGCGCTTCGCGTCAAGCTCGAAGAGCAGGGCGGTGCCGAGTAA
- the rplL gene encoding 50S ribosomal protein L7/L12, whose protein sequence is MAKLSQEELLAQFENLTLIELSEFVKAFEEKFDVTAAAAVAAGPAVAAAPAEAEAEQDEFDVILTGAGEKKIQVIKVVRELTSLGLKEAKDLVDGAPKPVLEKVDKAAAEKAAESLKGAGASVEVK, encoded by the coding sequence ATGGCGAAGCTGTCCCAGGAAGAGCTGCTCGCGCAGTTCGAGAACCTCACCCTCATCGAGCTCTCCGAGTTCGTTAAGGCCTTCGAGGAGAAGTTCGACGTCACCGCCGCCGCCGCGGTCGCCGCCGGCCCCGCCGTCGCCGCCGCCCCGGCCGAGGCCGAGGCCGAGCAGGACGAGTTCGACGTCATCCTCACGGGTGCCGGCGAGAAGAAGATCCAGGTCATCAAGGTCGTGCGTGAGCTCACCTCGCTCGGTCTGAAGGAGGCCAAGGACCTCGTCGACGGCGCTCCGAAGCCCGTCCTGGAGAAGGTCGACAAGGCCGCCGCCGAGAAGGCTGCCGAGTCCCTCAAGGGCGCCGGCGCCTCCGTCGAGGTCAAGTGA
- the rpoB gene encoding DNA-directed RNA polymerase subunit beta: protein MAASRTASTANTNNGASTAPLRISFAKIKEPLEVPNLLALQTESFDWLLGNDAWKARVEAALDSGQDVPTKSGLEEIFEEISPIEDFSGSMSLTFRDHRFEPPKNSIDECKERDFTFAAPLFVTAEFTNNETGEIKSQTVFMGDFPLMTNKGTFVINGTERVVVSQLVRSPGVYFDSSIDKTSDKDIFSTKVIPSRGAWLEMEIDKRDMVGVRIDRKRKQSVTVLLKALGWTTEQILEEFGEYESMRATLEKDHTQGQDDALLDIYRKLRPGEPPTREAAQTLLENLYFNPKRYDLAKVGRYKVNKKLGSEAPLDAGILTVEDIISSIKYLVKLHAGETETVGPNGASIVVETDDIDHFGNRRLRNVGELIQNQVRTGLARMERVVRERMTTQDVEAITPQTLINIRPVVASIKEFFGTSQLSQFMDQNNPLSGLTHKRRLSALGPGGLSRERAGFEVRDVHPSHYGRMCPIETPEGPNIGLIGSLASYGRVNAFGFVETPYRRVTAGVVTDEVDYLTADEEDRFVIAQANALLNDDMRFSETRVLVRRRGGEVDYVPGDDVDYMDVSPRQMVSVATAMIPFLEHDDANRALMGANMMRQAVPLITAEAPLVGTGMEYRCAVDAGDVIKAEKTGVVQEVSADYVTVANDDGTYTTYRVAKFSRSNQGTSVNQKVVVNEGDRVVEDQVLADGPATQEGEMALGKNLLVAFMPWEGHNYEDAIILSQRLVQDDVLSSIHIEEHEVDARDTKLGPEEITRDIPNVSEEVLADLDERGIIRIGAEVVAGDILVGKVTPKGETELTPEERLLRAIFGEKAREVRDTSLKVPHGEIGKVIGVRVFDREEGDELPPGVNQLVRVYVAQKRKITDGDKLAGRHGNKGVISKILPIEDMPFLEDGTPVDIILNPLGVPSRMNPGQVLEIHLGWLASRGWDVSGLGEDWAQRLQSIGADKVDPGTNVATPVFDGAREDELAGLLQHTIPNRDGDRMVLPSGKARMFDGRSGEPFPEPVSVGYMYILKLHHLVDDKLHARSTGPYSMITQQPLGGKAQFGGQRFGEMEVWALEAYGAAYALQELLTIKSDDVTGRVKVYEAIVKGENIPEPGIPESFKVLIKEMQSLCLNVEVLSSDGMSIEMRDTDEDVFRAAEELGIDLSRREPSSVEEV, encoded by the coding sequence TTGGCCGCCTCGCGCACTGCCTCGACCGCGAATACGAACAACGGCGCCAGCACCGCCCCGCTGCGCATCTCCTTTGCAAAGATCAAGGAGCCCCTAGAGGTTCCGAACCTTCTTGCGCTGCAGACCGAAAGTTTTGACTGGCTGCTCGGCAACGACGCGTGGAAGGCTCGTGTCGAGGCGGCTCTGGACAGTGGACAGGACGTCCCCACCAAGTCCGGTCTTGAGGAGATCTTCGAGGAGATCTCCCCGATCGAGGACTTCTCAGGGTCGATGTCCCTGACGTTCCGCGACCACCGCTTCGAGCCTCCCAAGAACTCGATCGACGAGTGCAAGGAGCGCGACTTCACGTTCGCCGCGCCGCTCTTCGTCACCGCCGAGTTCACCAACAACGAGACCGGCGAGATCAAGTCCCAGACCGTCTTCATGGGCGATTTCCCGCTCATGACGAACAAGGGCACCTTCGTCATCAACGGCACCGAGCGTGTCGTGGTGTCGCAGCTGGTCCGTTCGCCGGGTGTCTACTTCGACTCCTCCATCGACAAGACGTCCGACAAGGACATCTTCTCCACGAAGGTCATCCCCTCCCGGGGTGCCTGGCTGGAGATGGAGATCGACAAGCGCGACATGGTCGGTGTCCGCATCGACCGCAAGCGCAAGCAGTCCGTCACCGTCCTGCTCAAGGCTCTCGGTTGGACGACCGAGCAGATCCTTGAGGAGTTCGGCGAGTACGAATCCATGCGCGCCACCCTGGAGAAGGACCACACCCAGGGCCAGGACGACGCACTGCTCGACATCTACCGCAAGCTGCGTCCGGGCGAGCCCCCGACCCGTGAGGCCGCGCAGACGCTGCTCGAGAACCTCTACTTCAACCCCAAGCGCTACGACCTCGCGAAGGTCGGCCGCTACAAGGTCAACAAGAAGCTGGGCAGCGAAGCCCCGCTGGACGCCGGGATCCTGACCGTCGAGGACATCATCTCGTCGATCAAGTACCTGGTGAAGCTGCACGCCGGTGAGACCGAGACCGTCGGCCCGAACGGCGCCTCGATCGTCGTCGAGACCGACGACATCGACCACTTCGGCAACCGTCGTCTGCGCAACGTCGGCGAGCTCATCCAGAACCAGGTCCGTACGGGTCTGGCGCGTATGGAGCGAGTCGTCCGCGAGCGGATGACGACCCAGGACGTCGAGGCGATCACGCCGCAGACCCTGATCAACATCCGGCCGGTCGTCGCCTCCATCAAGGAGTTCTTCGGCACCAGCCAGCTGTCGCAGTTCATGGACCAGAACAACCCGCTGTCGGGTCTCACCCACAAGCGCCGCCTGTCGGCTCTTGGCCCGGGTGGTCTCTCCCGTGAGCGGGCCGGCTTCGAGGTCCGTGACGTGCACCCCTCGCACTACGGCCGCATGTGCCCGATCGAGACCCCCGAAGGCCCGAACATCGGCCTGATCGGCTCGCTCGCCTCCTACGGCCGGGTCAACGCGTTCGGCTTCGTCGAGACGCCGTACCGACGGGTCACCGCCGGTGTCGTCACCGACGAGGTCGACTACCTGACCGCCGACGAGGAGGACCGCTTCGTCATCGCGCAGGCCAACGCCCTGCTCAACGACGACATGCGCTTCTCCGAGACCCGGGTCCTGGTCCGCCGCCGTGGCGGAGAGGTCGACTACGTCCCAGGTGACGACGTCGACTACATGGACGTCTCGCCGCGCCAGATGGTGTCGGTCGCGACCGCCATGATCCCGTTCCTGGAGCACGACGACGCCAACCGTGCCCTCATGGGCGCGAACATGATGCGCCAGGCCGTGCCGCTGATCACCGCCGAGGCTCCCCTCGTCGGTACGGGCATGGAGTACCGCTGCGCCGTCGACGCCGGTGACGTCATCAAGGCCGAGAAGACGGGTGTGGTCCAGGAGGTCTCCGCGGACTACGTCACCGTGGCCAACGACGACGGCACCTACACCACCTACCGGGTGGCCAAGTTCTCCCGCTCCAACCAGGGGACCTCGGTCAACCAGAAGGTCGTCGTCAACGAGGGCGACCGGGTCGTCGAGGACCAGGTCCTCGCCGACGGTCCGGCCACCCAGGAAGGCGAGATGGCGCTGGGCAAGAACCTGCTCGTCGCCTTCATGCCGTGGGAGGGTCACAACTACGAGGACGCGATCATCCTGTCGCAGCGCCTCGTGCAGGACGACGTCCTCTCCTCGATCCACATCGAGGAGCACGAGGTCGACGCCCGTGACACCAAGCTCGGCCCCGAGGAGATCACCCGGGACATCCCGAACGTCTCCGAGGAGGTCCTCGCCGACCTCGACGAGCGCGGCATCATCCGCATCGGTGCCGAGGTCGTCGCCGGTGACATCCTGGTCGGCAAGGTCACGCCCAAGGGTGAGACCGAGCTGACCCCGGAGGAGCGTCTGCTCCGCGCGATCTTCGGTGAGAAGGCGCGCGAGGTGCGCGACACCTCGCTGAAGGTGCCGCACGGCGAGATCGGCAAGGTCATCGGCGTCCGCGTCTTCGACCGTGAAGAGGGCGACGAGCTGCCGCCGGGCGTGAACCAGCTGGTTCGGGTCTACGTGGCGCAGAAGCGCAAGATCACGGACGGCGACAAGCTCGCCGGCCGGCACGGCAACAAGGGTGTCATCTCCAAGATCCTTCCGATCGAGGACATGCCCTTCCTTGAGGACGGCACGCCGGTCGACATCATCCTCAACCCGCTGGGTGTCCCGTCCCGAATGAACCCGGGACAGGTCCTGGAGATCCACCTCGGCTGGCTCGCCAGCCGCGGCTGGGACGTCTCCGGGCTCGGCGAGGACTGGGCGCAGCGACTGCAGAGCATCGGGGCCGACAAGGTCGACCCGGGTACGAACGTCGCGACCCCCGTCTTCGACGGCGCGCGTGAGGACGAGCTCGCGGGTCTGCTCCAGCACACCATCCCGAACCGCGACGGCGACCGCATGGTCCTCCCGTCCGGCAAGGCACGGATGTTCGACGGCCGCTCCGGCGAGCCGTTCCCGGAGCCGGTCTCGGTCGGCTACATGTACATCCTCAAGCTCCACCACCTGGTCGACGACAAGCTGCACGCCCGCTCGACCGGTCCGTACTCGATGATCACCCAGCAGCCGCTGGGTGGTAAGGCCCAGTTCGGTGGCCAGCGCTTCGGTGAGATGGAGGTGTGGGCGCTTGAGGCTTATGGCGCCGCTTACGCCCTCCAGGAGCTGCTGACGATCAAGTCCGACGACGTGACCGGCCGCGTGAAGGTCTACGAGGCCATCGTCAAGGGCGAGAACATTCCTGAGCCCGGCATTCCCGAGTCCTTCAAGGTGCTCATCAAGGAAATGCAGTCGCTCTGCCTCAACGTGGAGGTGCTGTCCTCGGACGGTATGTCCATCGAGATGCGCGACACGGACGAGGACGTCTTCCGCGCCGCGGAGGAGCTCGGTATCGACCTGTCCCGGCGTGAGCCGAGCAGCGTCGAAGAGGTCTGA